A genome region from Ursus arctos isolate Adak ecotype North America unplaced genomic scaffold, UrsArc2.0 scaffold_18, whole genome shotgun sequence includes the following:
- the IL33 gene encoding interleukin-33 isoform X2, translating into MKYSTTKISPAKMNSSTSKSLVKSPKLRKSQQKAEEVCQRYFTQLRSGLIIEKTACYFRKEITKRHSPRTAGKYKERHLVFTACHQQLKEDFACDVPMVQKRTRETNVPSIQEYSASLSTYNDQSITFVFEDGSYEIYVEDLGKDQEKDKVLFRYYDSKSPSHETGDGVDGQTLLVNLSPTKNKDFLLHANNKEHSVELQKCENQLPDQVFFRLHMKSPKCVSFECKNNPGVFIGVKDNHLALIKVGDQTEHSSVENTIFKLS; encoded by the exons ATGAAGTATTCAACAACGAAAATCTCCCCAGCAAAGATGAACAGTTCAACAAGCAAGTCTTTGGTAAAATCTCCCAAACTGAGAA AATCCCAACAGAAAGCTGAAGAAGTTTGCCAGAGGTACTTTACGCAGCTGCGCTCTGGTCTTATCATAGAAAAGACAGCCTGttattttaggaaagaaatcACCAAAAGGCATTCACCAAGAACAG CTGGAAAGTACAAAGAGCGACATCTGGTATTCACTGCTTGTCATCAGCAGCTAAAGGAAGACTTTGCCTGTGATGTGCCTATGGTCCAGAAACGTACTAGAGAAACTAATGTTCCAAGTATCCAAG AATATTCTGCTTCCCTGAGCACATACAATGATCAATCTATTACTTTCGTTTTTGAGGATGGAAGTTATGAGATCTATGTAGAAGACTTGGGAAAAGACCAAGAGAAAG ATAAGGTGTTATTTCGTTATTATGATTCCAAATCCCCTTCACATGAAACAG GTGATGGCGTTGATGGCCAGACATTATTGGTAAACCTGAGTCCTacaaaaaacaaagactttttGCTGCATGCCAACAacaaggaacactctgtggag ctacaaaaatgtgaaaaccaaTTGCCAGACCAGGTCTTCTTCCGCCTTCATATGAAGTCTCCTAAATGTGTTTCATTTGAATGTAAGAACAATCCTGGAGTGTTTATAGGAGTAAAAGATAACCACCTTGCTCTAATTAAAGTAGGGGACCAAACTGAGCATTCGAGTGTAGAGAATACCATATTTAAGCTCTCTTAA
- the IL33 gene encoding interleukin-33 isoform X1 has product MKYSTTKISPAKMNSSTSKSLVKSPKLRKSQQKAEEVCQRYFTQLRSGLIIEKTACYFRKEITKRHSPRTAGKYKERHLVFTACHQQLKEDFACDVPMVQKRTRETNVPSIQGLTEYSASLSTYNDQSITFVFEDGSYEIYVEDLGKDQEKDKVLFRYYDSKSPSHETGDGVDGQTLLVNLSPTKNKDFLLHANNKEHSVELQKCENQLPDQVFFRLHMKSPKCVSFECKNNPGVFIGVKDNHLALIKVGDQTEHSSVENTIFKLS; this is encoded by the exons ATGAAGTATTCAACAACGAAAATCTCCCCAGCAAAGATGAACAGTTCAACAAGCAAGTCTTTGGTAAAATCTCCCAAACTGAGAA AATCCCAACAGAAAGCTGAAGAAGTTTGCCAGAGGTACTTTACGCAGCTGCGCTCTGGTCTTATCATAGAAAAGACAGCCTGttattttaggaaagaaatcACCAAAAGGCATTCACCAAGAACAG CTGGAAAGTACAAAGAGCGACATCTGGTATTCACTGCTTGTCATCAGCAGCTAAAGGAAGACTTTGCCTGTGATGTGCCTATGGTCCAGAAACGTACTAGAGAAACTAATGTTCCAAGTATCCAAGGTCTCACTG AATATTCTGCTTCCCTGAGCACATACAATGATCAATCTATTACTTTCGTTTTTGAGGATGGAAGTTATGAGATCTATGTAGAAGACTTGGGAAAAGACCAAGAGAAAG ATAAGGTGTTATTTCGTTATTATGATTCCAAATCCCCTTCACATGAAACAG GTGATGGCGTTGATGGCCAGACATTATTGGTAAACCTGAGTCCTacaaaaaacaaagactttttGCTGCATGCCAACAacaaggaacactctgtggag ctacaaaaatgtgaaaaccaaTTGCCAGACCAGGTCTTCTTCCGCCTTCATATGAAGTCTCCTAAATGTGTTTCATTTGAATGTAAGAACAATCCTGGAGTGTTTATAGGAGTAAAAGATAACCACCTTGCTCTAATTAAAGTAGGGGACCAAACTGAGCATTCGAGTGTAGAGAATACCATATTTAAGCTCTCTTAA
- the IL33 gene encoding interleukin-33 isoform X3 has translation MLNQLSHPESQQKAEEVCQRYFTQLRSGLIIEKTACYFRKEITKRHSPRTAGKYKERHLVFTACHQQLKEDFACDVPMVQKRTRETNVPSIQGLTEYSASLSTYNDQSITFVFEDGSYEIYVEDLGKDQEKDKVLFRYYDSKSPSHETGDGVDGQTLLVNLSPTKNKDFLLHANNKEHSVELQKCENQLPDQVFFRLHMKSPKCVSFECKNNPGVFIGVKDNHLALIKVGDQTEHSSVENTIFKLS, from the exons atgcttaaccaactgagccacccag AATCCCAACAGAAAGCTGAAGAAGTTTGCCAGAGGTACTTTACGCAGCTGCGCTCTGGTCTTATCATAGAAAAGACAGCCTGttattttaggaaagaaatcACCAAAAGGCATTCACCAAGAACAG CTGGAAAGTACAAAGAGCGACATCTGGTATTCACTGCTTGTCATCAGCAGCTAAAGGAAGACTTTGCCTGTGATGTGCCTATGGTCCAGAAACGTACTAGAGAAACTAATGTTCCAAGTATCCAAGGTCTCACTG AATATTCTGCTTCCCTGAGCACATACAATGATCAATCTATTACTTTCGTTTTTGAGGATGGAAGTTATGAGATCTATGTAGAAGACTTGGGAAAAGACCAAGAGAAAG ATAAGGTGTTATTTCGTTATTATGATTCCAAATCCCCTTCACATGAAACAG GTGATGGCGTTGATGGCCAGACATTATTGGTAAACCTGAGTCCTacaaaaaacaaagactttttGCTGCATGCCAACAacaaggaacactctgtggag ctacaaaaatgtgaaaaccaaTTGCCAGACCAGGTCTTCTTCCGCCTTCATATGAAGTCTCCTAAATGTGTTTCATTTGAATGTAAGAACAATCCTGGAGTGTTTATAGGAGTAAAAGATAACCACCTTGCTCTAATTAAAGTAGGGGACCAAACTGAGCATTCGAGTGTAGAGAATACCATATTTAAGCTCTCTTAA